The following proteins come from a genomic window of Sorghum bicolor cultivar BTx623 chromosome 3, Sorghum_bicolor_NCBIv3, whole genome shotgun sequence:
- the LOC8068030 gene encoding DNA ligase 6 isoform X2, giving the protein MASLLSSPEDSKSLSVTTSSLFLSTIASLPSPHAFSIPTSASTPLPPVPASVPPTALIPGSRFLVDAFRHAGDFSVAYFLSHFHSDHYSGLGPSWRRGLVFCSAPTARLVSSVLSVPPQLVVSLDVGVRITVDGWSVTAVDANHCPGAVQFLFASPGPSAERYVHTGDFRYTESMTRDPNLLEFVRADAVFLDTTYCNPKFTFPSQEDSVDYVVNAIKRVKEESSVSGERVLCLITTYAVGKERILLEVARRCGCSIHVDSRKMKILTVLGFGGENGVFTEDATGTDVHVIGWNILGETWPYFQPNFVKMKEIMIERGYAKAVGFVPTGWMYETKKEGFAVRVKDSLEIHLVPYSEHSSYNELRDYIKFLHPKKVIPTVGVDAGRLDSKEAVALQKHFAGLVDETANKQEFLMAFHRRLIDATHSCKDVVAKCSSQHDGEDAALLPAITSASEQQDTLTLRENITQEMIKELSDFLPSWVSQEQITDLLMSSGGDVVKAASEFFERERDFFEEANVSCNDTPKSEKKHSSDCASSADVSSQQESPLFSQKPVEYSAKLVNLSPMIMKLNTPKKVKKRGSSTTNKPKKKGRLTSSTESGGRKQSTITNYFIRATETTEAAFKRGRTEKVTEEAHQNNVENGDQLAYTAKTQDQSVDQLLQIVDGSMSREYAVSLLEKANGDVAVAVDIFYSSSESNNVIDVDKNIVLQNAQSETVDKCSKTDMASDFSQATPKMTNLHGTSLAHGDSANTSLPIEKYLPIEHACWTAGQPAPYLHLARTFDLVEKEKGKIKTTAIFCNMFRSLLALSPDDVLPAVYLCTNKISPDHENMELNIGGSLVVTTLEESLGTSRSKIHEMYKTYGDLGTVAQECRQNQTLLAPPRPLSIRDVYSTLRKLSAISGSGSAGRRKILVLHLIRSCRETEMKFLVRTLVRNLRIGAMMKTILPALAHAVVFDRNCAADPVVSLEGIKSQLQVCMNSLSTEVAEAYNVIPNLDLLIPSLLREGTAFSASSLAMVPGTPIPPMLARITNGLTQSLKAFHGRSFTCEYKYDGQRAQIHKLPDGSVRIFSRQMKESTSRFPDLVNMIKELCKPEVSSFILDAEVVGIDRKKGNKLMSFQELSSRERGNKHSSISIENIKVDICVFVFDIMFHGGERLLDCPLRQRRKYIHDLFQEKPGYFELAQQLTVEACEASPDNSSTLARMNTFFKNACQSSCEGIMLKTLDVDAGYSASKRCDSWLKVKRDYVEGLGDSLDLVPIGAWYGNGRKAGWYSPFLMACYNPETEEFQSVCRVMSGFSDDFYKEMKEFYSGERILPKKPVYYKTDEQPELWFTAEQIWEIRDLTLSPVHHAAIGLVHPSRGISVRMPRYIRSVPDRSPEDCGTATDIASMFKAQTRKMDVSSEGQE; this is encoded by the exons ATGGCGTCCCTCCTCTCCTCCCCCGAAGATTCCAAATCGCTGTCCGTCACCACATCATCGCTTTTCCTTTCCACCATCGCCTCGCTCCCCTCTCCCCACGCCTTCTCCATCCCCACCTCCGCCTCCACGCCTCTCCCGCCCGTCCCGGCCTCTGTGCCTCCCACCGCGCTCATCCCGGGCTCCCGCTTCCTCGTCGATGCCTTCCGCCATGCTGGGGACTTCTCTGTCGCCTACTTTCTCTCGCACTTCCACTCCGACCACTACAGTGGCCTCGGCCCTTCCTGGCGCCGCGGCCTTGTCTTCTGCTCCGCGCCAACCGCACGCCTCGTCTCATCCGTGCTCTCTGTCCCGCCGCAGCTTGTCGTCTCCCTCGATGTCGGTGTCCGTATCACCGTTGATGGGTGGAGCGTCACCGCGGTGGACGCCAATCACTGCCCCGGTGCCGTCCAGTTCCTATTCGCCTCCCCTGGGCCGAGCGCCGAGAGGTATGTACACACCGGTGACTTCCGTTACACAGAGTCTATGACGCGCGATCCTAACCTGCTGGAGTTCGTCCGTGCTGATGCGGTGTTTCTGGACACCACATACTGTAACCCCAAGTTTACATTCCCTTCGCAAGAGGATTCTGTGGATTACGTAGTGAATGCAATCAAACGTGTGAAAGAGGAGAGTTCAGTATCAGGAGAGCGTGTGCTGTGTCTGATCACGACCTATGCGGTCGGCAAAGAGAGGATTTTGCTGGAGGTTGCACGGCGCTGCGGGTGTTCAATCCATGTGGACAGTAGGAAGATGAAAATTTTGACAGTGTTGGGGTTCGGTGGGGAGAATGGCGTTTTTACTGAGGATGCAACAGGGACGGATGTGCATGTTATTGGGTGGAATATCTTAGGGGAGACTTGGCCCTACTTCCAGCCGAATTTTGTGAAGATGAAGGAGATCATGATTGAGAGAGGGTATGCGAAGGCTGTCGGGTTTGTACCAACTGGGTGGATGTATGAAACCAAGAAGGAAGGTTTTGCTGTTAGGGTGAAAGATTCACTCGAAATCCATCTTGTTCCTTACAGTGAGCACTCAAGCTACAATGAGTTGCGTGACTATATTAAGTTTTTGCACCCAAAGAAGGTGATCCCTACTGTTGGAGTGGATGCTGGGAGGCTCGATAGTAAGGAGGCAGTTGCTCTGCAGAAGCATTTTGCTGGGTTGGTGGATGAGACAGCAAACAAACAGGAGTTCTTGATGGCATTCCATCGTAGGTTGATAGATGCTACTCATAGCTGCAAAGATGTGGTTGCTAAGTGCTCGAGCCAGCATGACGGGGAGGATGCTGCTTTGTTACCAGCAATCACTTCTGCTTCTGAACAACAGGATACTCTGACTCTGAGGGAGAATATTACGCAGGAAATGATTAAAGAACTATCAGATTTCCTACCATCGTGGGTCAGCCAGGAACAGATCACAGACCTGCTGATGAGTTCAGGTGGTGATGTTGTTAAAGCAGCATCTGAATTTTTTGAGCGGGAAAGAGATTTCTTTGAAGAAGCAAATGTTTCTTGTAATGACACACCCAAGTCAGAGAAAAAGCATTCTTCTGATTGTGCGTCTTCTGCTGATGTAAGTAGTCAGCAAGAATCTCCTTTATTTTCGCAGAAGCCAGTGGAATACTCTGCAAAACTGGTAAATTTGTCTCCTATGATAATGAAACTAAATACTCCCAAAAAGGTAAAAAAGAGGGGTTCCAGCACTACAAACAAGCCAAAAAAGAAAGGACGATTAACTTCCTCGACAGAATCTGGTGGGCGCAAGCAGTCCACAATTACAAATTATTTCATTAGAGCTACAGAAACCACAGAAGCTGCTTTTAAAAGGGGTAGGACTGAAAAAGTAACTGAGGAGGCACATCAAAATAATGTGGAAAATGGTGATCAGTTAGCTTATACTGCAAAAACACAAGATCAGAGTGTAGACCAGCTTCTCCAGATTGTAGATGGTAGCATGTCTAGAGAATATGCAGTTTCTTTGCTTGAGAAGGCAAATGGAGATGTGGCTGTAGCAGTTGACATATTTTACAGTTCAAGTGAGAGTAACAATGTAATTGACGTTGATAAGAACATTGTGCTGCAGAATGCACAAAGTGAAACTGTAGATAAATGTAGTAAAACAGACATGGCTAGTGATTTTTCTCAGGCTACTCCAAAGATGACAAACTTACATGGAACTTCTTTAGCACATGGAGATTCTGCCAATACATCACTGCCAATTGAAAAGTATCTACCTATTGAACATG CTTGCTGGACAGCAGGACAGCCTGCACCATACTTGCATTTGGCTCGCACATTTGATTTGgttgaaaaggaaaaaggaaagatCAAAACTACCGCAATATTTTGCAACATGTTCAGGAG TTTGCTTGCTTTATCCCCTGATGATGTTCtacctgctgtttatctgtgtaCTAATAAAATTTCTCCTGACCATGAAAATATG GAACTGAACATTGGTGGGAGTCTAGTTGTAACTACTCTGGAGGAATCATTAGGAACCAGCAGATCTAAAATACATGAAATGTACAAAACTTATGGTGATCTTG GTACGGTTGCCCAAGAATGTCGTCAGAACCAAACACTGCTTGCTCCTCCCCGTCCTCTCTCGATTCGTGATGTATATTCCACACTTCGGAAACTAAG TGCAATATCAGGTAGTGGAAGTGCTGGGAGGAGAAAAATTCTTGTCTTGCATCTTATTCGGTCTTGTAGAGAAACAGAAATGAAATTTCTTGTCAGAACACTG GTTCGTAACTTGCGTATTGGGGCTATGATGAAGACGATATTACCTGCGCTTGCACATGCTGTTGTTTTTGATAGAAACTGTGCAGCAGATCCTGTTGTGTCCTTGGAAGGCATAAAATCACAACTACAGGTTTGTATGAAC AGTCTTTCAACTGAAGTTGCCGAGGCATACAATGTCATTCCTAATCTA GATCTGCTCATTCCTTctcttttgagagaaggcactgcattttcagcttcatccttGGCAATGGTGCCTGGCACACCTATTCCACCTATGCTTGCTAG AATTACTAATGGGTTGACTCAGTCGCTGAAAGCTTTCCATGGCAGATCATTTACTTGTGAGTACAA GTATGATGGTCAGCGAGCCCAGATTCACAAACTACCTGATGGATCTGTGCGAATATTTTCAAGGCAAATGAAAGAATCAACTTCCAGATTTCCTGATCTTGTGAACATGATTAAGGAGCTGTGCAAGCCTGAAGTGTCCAGCTTTATACTGGATGCTGAG GTGGTGGGAATTGACAGGAAGAAAGGAAACAAGTTGATGTCGTTCCAAGAGCTATCTTCAAGAGAAAGAGGGAACAAGCATTCCTCAATTTCAATAGAGAACATAAAG GTTGACATTTGTGTGTTTGTTTTTGACATCATGTTCCACGGTGGAGAGAG GCTACTGGATTGCCCTCTTCGGCAAAGAAGAAAGT ACATTCATGACTTGTTCCAGGAAAAGCCAGGATATTTTGAGTTAGCTCAGCAACTAACT GTAGAAGCCTGTGAAGCTTCACCAGACAATTCTAGCACTTTGGCTAGGATGAACACATTTTTCAAAAATGCATGCCAGTCTTCTTGTGAGGGTATAATGTTAAAGACTTTGGATGTCGATGCTGGATACTCTGCTTCCAAACGCTGTGATTCATGGTTAAAG GTCAAGCGTGACTATGTGGAAGGCTTAGGTGATAGCCTTGACTTAGTTCCAATTGGTGCATGGTATGGAAATGGACGTAAAGCTGGGTG GTACAGCCCTTTTCTCATGGCATGCTACAACCCTGAAACTGAAGAGTTCCAAAGTGTATGCCGTGTTATGTCTGGTTTCTCAGATGATTTTTATAAAGAG ATGAAGGAGTTTTATTCCGGGGAAAGGATACTGCCCAAGAAGCCTGTTTACTACAAAACAGATGAGCAACCAGAGCTGTGGTTCACCGCAGAACAAATTTGGGAGATCCGAG ACCTGACGTTGTCCCCTGTTCACCATGCGGCCATTGGGCTTGTCCATCCATCGCGCGGCATCTCGGTGAGGATGCCCAGGTACATCCGTTCAGTTCCAGACCGGAGCCCAGAGGATTGCGGCACTGCCACCGATATTGCTAGCATGTTCAAAGCTCAGACCCGGAAGATGGATGTCAGCAGCGAGGGCCAGGAGTAG
- the LOC8068030 gene encoding DNA ligase 6 isoform X3, whose translation MASLLSSPEDSKSLSVTTSSLFLSTIASLPSPHAFSIPTSASTPLPPVPASVPPTALIPGSRFLVDAFRHAGDFSVAYFLSHFHSDHYSGLGPSWRRGLVFCSAPTARLVSSVLSVPPQLVVSLDVGVRITVDGWSVTAVDANHCPGAVQFLFASPGPSAERYVHTGDFRYTESMTRDPNLLEFVRADAVFLDTTYCNPKFTFPSQEDSVDYVVNAIKRVKEESSVSGERVLCLITTYAVGKERILLEVARRCGCSIHVDSRKMKILTVLGFGGENGVFTEDATGTDVHVIGWNILGETWPYFQPNFVKMKEIMIERGYAKAVGFVPTGWMYETKKEGFAVRVKDSLEIHLVPYSEHSSYNELRDYIKFLHPKKVIPTVGVDAGRLDSKEAVALQKHFAGLVDETANKQEFLMAFHRRLIDATHSCKDVVAKCSSQHDGEDAALLPAITSASEQQDTLTLRENITQEMIKELSDFLPSWVSQEQITDLLMSSGGDVVKAASEFFERERDFFEEANVSCNDTPKSEKKHSSDCASSADVSSQQESPLFSQKPVEYSAKLVNLSPMIMKLNTPKKVKKRGSSTTNKPKKKGRLTSSTESGGRKQSTITNYFIRATETTEAAFKRGRTEKVTEEAHQNNVENGDQLAYTAKTQDQSVDQLLQIVDGSMSREYAVSLLEKANGDVAVAVDIFYSSSESNNVIDVDKNIVLQNAQSETVDKCSKTDMASDFSQATPKMTNLHGTSLAHGDSANTSLPIEKYLPIEHACWTAGQPAPYLHLARTFDLVEKEKGKIKTTAIFCNMFRSLLALSPDDVLPAVYLCTNKISPDHENMELNIGGSLVVTTLEESLGTSRSKIHEMYKTYGDLGTVAQECRQNQTLLAPPRPLSIRDVYSTLRKLSAISGSGSAGRRKILVLHLIRSCRETEMKFLVRTLVRNLRIGAMMKTILPALAHAVVFDRNCAADPVVSLEGIKSQLQSLSTEVAEAYNVIPNLDLLIPSLLREGTAFSASSLAMVPGTPIPPMLARITNGLTQSLKAFHGRSFTCEYKYDGQRAQIHKLPDGSVRIFSRQMKESTSRFPDLVNMIKELCKPEVSSFILDAEVVGIDRKKGNKLMSFQELSSRERGNKHSSISIENIKVDICVFVFDIMFHGGERLLDCPLRQRRKYIHDLFQEKPGYFELAQQLTVEACEASPDNSSTLARMNTFFKNACQSSCEGIMLKTLDVDAGYSASKRCDSWLKVKRDYVEGLGDSLDLVPIGAWYGNGRKAGWYSPFLMACYNPETEEFQSVCRVMSGFSDDFYKEMKEFYSGERILPKKPVYYKTDEQPELWFTAEQIWEIRGADLTLSPVHHAAIGLVHPSRGISVRMPRYIRSVPDRSPEDCGTATDIASMFKAQTRKMDVSSEGQE comes from the exons ATGGCGTCCCTCCTCTCCTCCCCCGAAGATTCCAAATCGCTGTCCGTCACCACATCATCGCTTTTCCTTTCCACCATCGCCTCGCTCCCCTCTCCCCACGCCTTCTCCATCCCCACCTCCGCCTCCACGCCTCTCCCGCCCGTCCCGGCCTCTGTGCCTCCCACCGCGCTCATCCCGGGCTCCCGCTTCCTCGTCGATGCCTTCCGCCATGCTGGGGACTTCTCTGTCGCCTACTTTCTCTCGCACTTCCACTCCGACCACTACAGTGGCCTCGGCCCTTCCTGGCGCCGCGGCCTTGTCTTCTGCTCCGCGCCAACCGCACGCCTCGTCTCATCCGTGCTCTCTGTCCCGCCGCAGCTTGTCGTCTCCCTCGATGTCGGTGTCCGTATCACCGTTGATGGGTGGAGCGTCACCGCGGTGGACGCCAATCACTGCCCCGGTGCCGTCCAGTTCCTATTCGCCTCCCCTGGGCCGAGCGCCGAGAGGTATGTACACACCGGTGACTTCCGTTACACAGAGTCTATGACGCGCGATCCTAACCTGCTGGAGTTCGTCCGTGCTGATGCGGTGTTTCTGGACACCACATACTGTAACCCCAAGTTTACATTCCCTTCGCAAGAGGATTCTGTGGATTACGTAGTGAATGCAATCAAACGTGTGAAAGAGGAGAGTTCAGTATCAGGAGAGCGTGTGCTGTGTCTGATCACGACCTATGCGGTCGGCAAAGAGAGGATTTTGCTGGAGGTTGCACGGCGCTGCGGGTGTTCAATCCATGTGGACAGTAGGAAGATGAAAATTTTGACAGTGTTGGGGTTCGGTGGGGAGAATGGCGTTTTTACTGAGGATGCAACAGGGACGGATGTGCATGTTATTGGGTGGAATATCTTAGGGGAGACTTGGCCCTACTTCCAGCCGAATTTTGTGAAGATGAAGGAGATCATGATTGAGAGAGGGTATGCGAAGGCTGTCGGGTTTGTACCAACTGGGTGGATGTATGAAACCAAGAAGGAAGGTTTTGCTGTTAGGGTGAAAGATTCACTCGAAATCCATCTTGTTCCTTACAGTGAGCACTCAAGCTACAATGAGTTGCGTGACTATATTAAGTTTTTGCACCCAAAGAAGGTGATCCCTACTGTTGGAGTGGATGCTGGGAGGCTCGATAGTAAGGAGGCAGTTGCTCTGCAGAAGCATTTTGCTGGGTTGGTGGATGAGACAGCAAACAAACAGGAGTTCTTGATGGCATTCCATCGTAGGTTGATAGATGCTACTCATAGCTGCAAAGATGTGGTTGCTAAGTGCTCGAGCCAGCATGACGGGGAGGATGCTGCTTTGTTACCAGCAATCACTTCTGCTTCTGAACAACAGGATACTCTGACTCTGAGGGAGAATATTACGCAGGAAATGATTAAAGAACTATCAGATTTCCTACCATCGTGGGTCAGCCAGGAACAGATCACAGACCTGCTGATGAGTTCAGGTGGTGATGTTGTTAAAGCAGCATCTGAATTTTTTGAGCGGGAAAGAGATTTCTTTGAAGAAGCAAATGTTTCTTGTAATGACACACCCAAGTCAGAGAAAAAGCATTCTTCTGATTGTGCGTCTTCTGCTGATGTAAGTAGTCAGCAAGAATCTCCTTTATTTTCGCAGAAGCCAGTGGAATACTCTGCAAAACTGGTAAATTTGTCTCCTATGATAATGAAACTAAATACTCCCAAAAAGGTAAAAAAGAGGGGTTCCAGCACTACAAACAAGCCAAAAAAGAAAGGACGATTAACTTCCTCGACAGAATCTGGTGGGCGCAAGCAGTCCACAATTACAAATTATTTCATTAGAGCTACAGAAACCACAGAAGCTGCTTTTAAAAGGGGTAGGACTGAAAAAGTAACTGAGGAGGCACATCAAAATAATGTGGAAAATGGTGATCAGTTAGCTTATACTGCAAAAACACAAGATCAGAGTGTAGACCAGCTTCTCCAGATTGTAGATGGTAGCATGTCTAGAGAATATGCAGTTTCTTTGCTTGAGAAGGCAAATGGAGATGTGGCTGTAGCAGTTGACATATTTTACAGTTCAAGTGAGAGTAACAATGTAATTGACGTTGATAAGAACATTGTGCTGCAGAATGCACAAAGTGAAACTGTAGATAAATGTAGTAAAACAGACATGGCTAGTGATTTTTCTCAGGCTACTCCAAAGATGACAAACTTACATGGAACTTCTTTAGCACATGGAGATTCTGCCAATACATCACTGCCAATTGAAAAGTATCTACCTATTGAACATG CTTGCTGGACAGCAGGACAGCCTGCACCATACTTGCATTTGGCTCGCACATTTGATTTGgttgaaaaggaaaaaggaaagatCAAAACTACCGCAATATTTTGCAACATGTTCAGGAG TTTGCTTGCTTTATCCCCTGATGATGTTCtacctgctgtttatctgtgtaCTAATAAAATTTCTCCTGACCATGAAAATATG GAACTGAACATTGGTGGGAGTCTAGTTGTAACTACTCTGGAGGAATCATTAGGAACCAGCAGATCTAAAATACATGAAATGTACAAAACTTATGGTGATCTTG GTACGGTTGCCCAAGAATGTCGTCAGAACCAAACACTGCTTGCTCCTCCCCGTCCTCTCTCGATTCGTGATGTATATTCCACACTTCGGAAACTAAG TGCAATATCAGGTAGTGGAAGTGCTGGGAGGAGAAAAATTCTTGTCTTGCATCTTATTCGGTCTTGTAGAGAAACAGAAATGAAATTTCTTGTCAGAACACTG GTTCGTAACTTGCGTATTGGGGCTATGATGAAGACGATATTACCTGCGCTTGCACATGCTGTTGTTTTTGATAGAAACTGTGCAGCAGATCCTGTTGTGTCCTTGGAAGGCATAAAATCACAACTACAG AGTCTTTCAACTGAAGTTGCCGAGGCATACAATGTCATTCCTAATCTA GATCTGCTCATTCCTTctcttttgagagaaggcactgcattttcagcttcatccttGGCAATGGTGCCTGGCACACCTATTCCACCTATGCTTGCTAG AATTACTAATGGGTTGACTCAGTCGCTGAAAGCTTTCCATGGCAGATCATTTACTTGTGAGTACAA GTATGATGGTCAGCGAGCCCAGATTCACAAACTACCTGATGGATCTGTGCGAATATTTTCAAGGCAAATGAAAGAATCAACTTCCAGATTTCCTGATCTTGTGAACATGATTAAGGAGCTGTGCAAGCCTGAAGTGTCCAGCTTTATACTGGATGCTGAG GTGGTGGGAATTGACAGGAAGAAAGGAAACAAGTTGATGTCGTTCCAAGAGCTATCTTCAAGAGAAAGAGGGAACAAGCATTCCTCAATTTCAATAGAGAACATAAAG GTTGACATTTGTGTGTTTGTTTTTGACATCATGTTCCACGGTGGAGAGAG GCTACTGGATTGCCCTCTTCGGCAAAGAAGAAAGT ACATTCATGACTTGTTCCAGGAAAAGCCAGGATATTTTGAGTTAGCTCAGCAACTAACT GTAGAAGCCTGTGAAGCTTCACCAGACAATTCTAGCACTTTGGCTAGGATGAACACATTTTTCAAAAATGCATGCCAGTCTTCTTGTGAGGGTATAATGTTAAAGACTTTGGATGTCGATGCTGGATACTCTGCTTCCAAACGCTGTGATTCATGGTTAAAG GTCAAGCGTGACTATGTGGAAGGCTTAGGTGATAGCCTTGACTTAGTTCCAATTGGTGCATGGTATGGAAATGGACGTAAAGCTGGGTG GTACAGCCCTTTTCTCATGGCATGCTACAACCCTGAAACTGAAGAGTTCCAAAGTGTATGCCGTGTTATGTCTGGTTTCTCAGATGATTTTTATAAAGAG ATGAAGGAGTTTTATTCCGGGGAAAGGATACTGCCCAAGAAGCCTGTTTACTACAAAACAGATGAGCAACCAGAGCTGTGGTTCACCGCAGAACAAATTTGGGAGATCCGAGGTGCAG ACCTGACGTTGTCCCCTGTTCACCATGCGGCCATTGGGCTTGTCCATCCATCGCGCGGCATCTCGGTGAGGATGCCCAGGTACATCCGTTCAGTTCCAGACCGGAGCCCAGAGGATTGCGGCACTGCCACCGATATTGCTAGCATGTTCAAAGCTCAGACCCGGAAGATGGATGTCAGCAGCGAGGGCCAGGAGTAG